A genomic window from Coraliomargarita parva includes:
- a CDS encoding heavy metal translocating P-type ATPase metal-binding domain-containing protein, with protein MVPKIHCKHCGLPFPDGQGEGAYCCAGCAQVNKLIEADGLNEYYKLRDRGGRAVGSEVLDAVDWSWAQRLQVEAESGGGHSLVLRLEGMHCLGCIWLVERIGKTTTRLRAIKASLSLHQISVDWIPGEFDLAGFLQQLRLFGYEASAPGRRGFWQWSPLAWRALLCGIFAFNATLLELLAHYEPGDFTQSGLFVLLRLLFHLLCLLIGASYFAEPVLRSLRQGFWHPDTWQFLGLMMLALGSIPGLALLPLGLAGTVVLPLVLTLLLSGRLFQFRIWQRWGSVFGARSPEGGPVLLRQKRALAIAHLAFGLLLALGTGTVLFASGPVEAASVLVAGLLSLLLYPAELFIEEERGWGPFGLALWVNLCGLGLVLTGWFGVLAAGVWAAVSGTSVVWLVARLQAGPESVSH; from the coding sequence ATGGTTCCAAAAATCCATTGTAAACATTGCGGTCTCCCTTTTCCGGACGGACAGGGGGAAGGTGCATATTGCTGTGCTGGCTGCGCTCAAGTCAACAAATTGATTGAGGCAGATGGCTTAAATGAGTACTATAAGTTGCGCGACCGGGGCGGACGGGCGGTTGGAAGCGAGGTACTGGATGCGGTGGATTGGTCCTGGGCGCAGCGTTTGCAGGTGGAAGCCGAGTCGGGCGGGGGACATTCCCTCGTACTTCGTCTGGAGGGCATGCACTGTCTCGGGTGCATTTGGTTGGTTGAGCGTATCGGCAAAACGACTACAAGGCTACGGGCAATCAAAGCGAGCCTGAGCCTGCATCAAATATCAGTGGATTGGATACCGGGCGAGTTTGACCTTGCGGGCTTTCTTCAGCAGCTCCGTCTTTTCGGGTACGAGGCTTCGGCGCCCGGGCGCCGTGGATTCTGGCAGTGGTCCCCGCTGGCTTGGCGTGCCTTGCTCTGCGGGATCTTTGCGTTCAACGCCACTCTGCTCGAACTCCTGGCGCATTATGAGCCGGGCGACTTTACGCAGTCCGGCTTGTTCGTCCTCTTGCGGCTGCTCTTTCACCTGCTCTGTCTTTTGATCGGGGCGAGCTATTTTGCGGAGCCGGTGCTTCGATCGCTGAGGCAGGGGTTCTGGCATCCGGATACCTGGCAGTTTTTGGGCCTCATGATGCTGGCCCTGGGCAGCATTCCCGGCCTGGCCTTGTTGCCACTCGGGCTTGCCGGCACGGTGGTCCTGCCCCTGGTGCTGACGCTTTTGCTGTCGGGGCGCCTCTTCCAGTTCCGTATTTGGCAGCGCTGGGGCTCGGTGTTCGGGGCCCGTTCGCCGGAAGGCGGGCCTGTCCTGCTGCGGCAAAAGCGGGCGCTGGCAATCGCTCATCTGGCTTTCGGGCTGCTGCTGGCGCTGGGTACCGGCACCGTCTTGTTTGCTTCCGGTCCGGTTGAAGCAGCATCGGTCCTGGTTGCCGGTCTTCTTTCGCTGCTGCTGTACCCGGCCGAATTGTTCATCGAGGAAGAGCGCGGATGGGGGCCGTTCGGTCTGGCGCTCTGGGTTAACCTCTGCGGCCTGGGGCTTGTTTTAACGGGCTGGTTCGGTGTCTTGGCGGCCGGAGTCTGGGCGGCTGTTTCCGGGACATCTGTGGTCTGGTTGGTTGCCCGCTTGCAAGCCGGACCGGAATCCGTCAGTCACTGA
- a CDS encoding BLUF domain-containing protein produces the protein MNQSESLYQIMYLSSATTELNGDALMKLLEGSRERNARKGITGLMLFADGSILHIIEGKETVIKELFEKIQSDSRHRGLQVLWSKTIPKRDFPDYKMGFRRTDQSELVDNIPGFSAIIENRQIPESMLKSLSKQVAIFIKSFAKSTRFED, from the coding sequence ATGAATCAGAGCGAATCACTGTATCAAATCATGTATTTAAGTTCCGCCACTACGGAGCTGAATGGTGATGCGCTCATGAAATTGCTGGAAGGCTCCCGGGAGCGCAATGCACGCAAGGGAATCACCGGACTGATGCTCTTCGCCGACGGTAGCATTCTTCATATCATCGAAGGCAAGGAAACCGTGATCAAGGAATTGTTCGAAAAGATTCAAAGCGATTCCCGCCACCGCGGTCTGCAGGTCCTCTGGTCCAAAACGATCCCGAAACGGGACTTTCCCGACTACAAGATGGGCTTCCGTCGCACCGACCAATCCGAACTGGTCGACAACATCCCGGGCTTTAGCGCGATTATCGAAAACCGCCAAATTCCCGAATCGATGCTGAAATCGCTGTCCAAACAGGTCGCAATCTTCATCAAGAGCTTCGCAAAATCGACCCGATTCGAAGACTAG
- the miaA gene encoding tRNA (adenosine(37)-N6)-dimethylallyltransferase MiaA encodes MTVALHIITGPTAVGKTDYALEYAEARGAEILSCDASLVYRGMDIGTAKPSPDELARVPHHLIDVCEVDEPYDIVRFDREAHAVVEDVLGRGKPVVVTGGSGFYLKSFLAPVIDEVEVSNAVREEVAALYETGGLPALLEALQLCSPDGLGHLDTRNPRRVLRALERCRASGRSLPELQRAFAARPLPYGELSKKLILLDRDPEDLRERVARRAACMLSDGLIEEVRHLREAGIERNPSAASAIGYRETLAYLDGRLSREALLPAIVQNTQHLVKKQRTWFRSQIGEPDERVQLGA; translated from the coding sequence GTGACAGTCGCGTTACATATCATCACCGGTCCCACCGCCGTGGGCAAAACCGACTATGCGCTCGAATATGCGGAAGCGCGGGGGGCGGAGATCCTTTCCTGTGACGCCTCGCTGGTCTATCGCGGCATGGATATCGGTACGGCCAAGCCCAGTCCGGATGAACTGGCCCGTGTGCCCCATCACCTCATCGATGTCTGCGAGGTGGATGAGCCCTACGACATCGTACGTTTCGATCGTGAGGCGCACGCGGTGGTGGAGGACGTCCTCGGGCGGGGAAAGCCGGTCGTGGTGACCGGGGGCAGTGGGTTTTACCTTAAGAGTTTCCTGGCGCCGGTGATTGACGAGGTCGAGGTGTCCAATGCCGTGCGGGAGGAGGTGGCTGCCCTGTATGAGACCGGTGGCTTGCCTGCCTTGTTGGAAGCGCTGCAGCTTTGCAGTCCGGACGGTCTTGGGCATCTGGATACGCGGAATCCGCGCCGAGTCTTGCGTGCCCTGGAGCGGTGCCGGGCCTCCGGGCGCTCCCTGCCCGAGCTTCAGCGTGCCTTCGCGGCCCGTCCGCTGCCATACGGGGAGCTCTCCAAAAAGCTGATCCTGCTCGACCGCGATCCGGAAGACCTGCGTGAACGGGTGGCACGGCGTGCGGCTTGCATGTTGTCCGATGGGCTGATCGAGGAGGTCCGGCATCTGCGTGAGGCGGGGATCGAGCGCAATCCGAGCGCGGCTTCAGCCATCGGCTACCGTGAAACCCTGGCTTATCTGGACGGCCGATTGTCGCGGGAGGCGCTGTTGCCGGCCATAGTCCAGAATACACAGCATCTGGTGAAAAAGCAGCGCACCTGGTTCCGTAGCCAGATCGGTGAGCCGGACGAGCGGGTCCAGCTGGGCGCCTAG
- a CDS encoding glycosyltransferase family 4 protein → MKVCIVTETYPPEINGVAMTLHRISQGLRQLGHSVTIVRPRQKGENPKAAQDGETVVNSLPIPGYKGLHFGLPCWKKLRELWQRQRPDVIYVATEGPLGQSAIRASEALGITVTSGFHTNFHEYMRHYKLPGLQRFTEAYLRKTHNRTLRTFAPSRDVIARLDAMGIRNTRLLGRGVDTELFNPGRRDPELRRSWGVDPENGLVAIFVSRIAAEKNIPLTLSAFARIREKHPGAACVFVGDGPERARLQKTHPEFIFAGMQKGEELARHYASGDLFVFPSVTETFGNVVTEAMASGLVALAYDYAAPRRYIRDAENGYLVPFDQSEAYLSKVDAAVDARAHWPELRRAARATAEQLGWKEIIEGFLRELEAARSENPTEI, encoded by the coding sequence ATGAAAGTTTGCATCGTAACCGAAACCTATCCGCCCGAGATCAACGGGGTCGCCATGACGCTGCACCGGATCAGCCAGGGGCTGCGCCAATTGGGCCATTCGGTCACAATCGTCCGCCCCCGCCAAAAGGGCGAGAACCCGAAAGCCGCTCAAGACGGGGAAACCGTAGTCAACAGCCTGCCCATTCCCGGCTATAAGGGCCTTCACTTCGGCCTGCCCTGCTGGAAAAAACTGCGCGAGCTCTGGCAGAGGCAACGACCGGATGTGATTTACGTCGCCACCGAAGGCCCCTTGGGCCAGTCGGCCATACGCGCCTCCGAAGCGCTCGGCATCACTGTCACTTCGGGCTTTCATACCAATTTTCACGAATACATGCGGCACTACAAGTTGCCCGGCCTGCAGCGCTTCACCGAAGCCTACCTGCGCAAGACCCATAACCGGACCCTTCGCACCTTCGCCCCCTCCCGGGATGTGATTGCACGTCTGGATGCTATGGGCATTCGCAATACTCGCCTGCTCGGCCGCGGGGTGGATACGGAACTCTTCAATCCCGGGCGCAGGGACCCCGAACTGCGCCGTTCCTGGGGCGTCGATCCGGAAAACGGGCTGGTCGCCATCTTTGTCAGCCGCATCGCCGCGGAAAAGAACATCCCGCTGACACTGAGCGCCTTTGCCCGCATTCGCGAAAAGCATCCCGGTGCCGCCTGTGTTTTTGTCGGGGATGGCCCCGAGCGTGCGCGCCTGCAAAAAACTCATCCGGAATTCATCTTCGCCGGCATGCAGAAAGGCGAGGAGCTCGCCCGGCACTATGCATCCGGCGACCTCTTCGTCTTTCCCAGTGTAACCGAAACCTTCGGGAATGTCGTCACCGAGGCCATGGCATCGGGACTCGTCGCCCTGGCCTACGACTACGCCGCACCCCGCCGCTATATCCGCGATGCGGAGAATGGCTATCTCGTGCCCTTCGACCAATCGGAAGCCTACCTATCCAAGGTCGACGCGGCCGTCGATGCACGCGCACACTGGCCCGAACTGCGCAGGGCCGCCCGAGCCACCGCGGAACAACTCGGCTGGAAAGAGATCATCGAAGGCTTCCTCCGCGAGTTGGAAGCCGCACGAAGCGAAAATCCGACTGAAATCTAA